A section of the Paracoccaceae bacterium genome encodes:
- a CDS encoding carbonic anhydrase, with the protein MLNASHLPTYLVKRYQGWKATTWAENKAWYRRLAEDGQRPRVMVISCCDSRVHVTSIFGADQGEFFIHRNIASLVPPFGPSGDYHGTSAAVEYAVKHLKVAHLIVLGHSSCGGVQACRDMCSGQAPELAEDTSFIGRWIDILRPGFERLGEAGNDLQTLEREAVLISLENLMTFPFVRDAVEAERLSLHGLYTDIGEGGLEVYDAKVERFSPI; encoded by the coding sequence ATGTTGAACGCCAGCCATCTGCCGACCTATCTTGTGAAGCGCTATCAGGGCTGGAAAGCTACGACCTGGGCGGAAAACAAGGCCTGGTATCGCCGATTGGCCGAAGATGGGCAGCGCCCGCGCGTGATGGTGATTTCCTGCTGTGACAGCCGGGTGCATGTCACGTCGATCTTTGGCGCCGATCAGGGAGAGTTCTTCATTCACCGCAACATCGCCAGCCTGGTGCCGCCGTTTGGGCCATCCGGCGATTATCACGGCACCTCGGCGGCGGTCGAATACGCCGTCAAACACCTGAAAGTCGCGCATCTGATCGTTCTGGGTCATTCTTCATGCGGCGGCGTTCAGGCCTGTCGCGATATGTGTTCGGGTCAGGCGCCTGAACTGGCCGAAGATACAAGTTTTATCGGACGCTGGATCGACATTCTGCGCCCCGGGTTTGAGCGGCTGGGCGAAGCCGGCAATGATCTGCAAACGCTGGAACGCGAGGCGGTGCTGATCTCGCTCGAGAATCTGATGACATTCCCCTTCGTGCGCGACGCGGTCGAGGCCGAGCGTCTGTCGCTGCACGGGCTTTATACGGATATCGGCGAAGGCGGGCTGGAAGTTTACGATGCAAAGGTTGAACGCTTCAGCCCGATCTGA
- a CDS encoding C4-dicarboxylate ABC transporter substrate-binding protein, whose product MFNIKTLATGVVALSLSLGTSALAESHSKVLRIQSVLPATADEVFMLNEFGKDVAALTGGSLTIEVLPAGAVVGPRDIMDAVDAGLVEGGFAWTHYWGGKHVAANLFGAPVAGAGVGMDNIAFLSWFQYGGGKELYDRLWDEMGVNVKGFMLQPVGPEALGWFPEPIESMDDFRQMRFRAPPGMVGAAYADIGVPAVAMGGGDILPALEKGTIDAAEWCCPKPDSVFGFQKVLKHYYLQGLHQVVVNADMYVNGDFYDGLTELEQKALEVAANASLSKSMSYRILENGKALKDLTDNHGVILEDTPADYFTEYSAAANKALQAAADENEFFAEVWQSQKDFAEIAVPFWSGAQTSNASLGRAFADTLK is encoded by the coding sequence ATGTTCAATATCAAAACTCTTGCAACGGGCGTGGTTGCGCTGTCGTTGTCACTTGGCACATCGGCACTCGCCGAAAGCCACTCCAAAGTGCTGCGCATCCAGTCGGTGCTGCCAGCAACGGCGGACGAAGTCTTCATGCTGAACGAATTCGGTAAAGACGTGGCTGCCCTGACGGGCGGGTCGCTGACCATCGAAGTTCTGCCAGCCGGTGCCGTCGTTGGCCCGCGTGACATCATGGATGCGGTTGACGCCGGTCTGGTCGAAGGCGGCTTTGCCTGGACACACTACTGGGGTGGCAAACACGTTGCAGCCAACCTGTTCGGCGCACCGGTCGCCGGTGCCGGTGTTGGCATGGACAACATCGCATTCCTGTCCTGGTTCCAGTACGGCGGCGGCAAAGAGCTGTATGACCGTCTTTGGGACGAAATGGGCGTGAACGTCAAAGGCTTCATGCTGCAGCCGGTCGGCCCCGAGGCCCTGGGCTGGTTCCCCGAGCCGATTGAAAGCATGGATGACTTCCGTCAGATGCGTTTCCGCGCCCCTCCGGGCATGGTTGGTGCAGCCTATGCTGACATCGGCGTACCTGCTGTCGCCATGGGCGGCGGTGACATCCTGCCGGCACTTGAAAAAGGCACCATCGACGCAGCCGAGTGGTGCTGCCCGAAGCCGGATTCGGTGTTTGGTTTCCAGAAAGTGCTCAAGCACTACTATCTGCAAGGCCTGCACCAGGTTGTCGTGAACGCCGACATGTATGTGAATGGCGATTTTTATGATGGCCTGACCGAGCTGGAACAGAAGGCGCTGGAAGTTGCAGCAAACGCGTCGCTGTCAAAGTCCATGTCCTACCGCATCCTTGAAAACGGCAAGGCGCTGAAGGATCTGACCGACAACCACGGTGTTATCCTGGAAGACACGCCTGCTGATTACTTCACCGAGTATTCGGCGGCTGCAAACAAGGCGCTTCAGGCTGCTGCGGATGAGAACGAGTTCTTCGCAGAAGTTTGGCAGTCTCAGAAAGACTTTGCTGAGATCGCTGTGCCGTTCTGGTCCGGCGCTCAGACGTCGAATGCAAGCCTGGGTCGTGCATTTGCCGACACCCTGAAGTAA
- a CDS encoding SDR family oxidoreductase, protein MSGRLNGKTAIITAAGQGIGRRTAEVFAREGARVIASDINAGLLEDLGTIAGIEVEPLDVTDAAAVADFTARHNDADVLFNCAGFVHAGSILECSDADWDFAFDLNVRAMFRLMKAVLPGMLERGGGSIINMSSVASSLKGVPNRFAYCASKAAVLGMTKSVAADYVTQGIRCNAICPGTVDSPSLHERLRATGDYDAAMTVFIARQPMGRVGTTDEIAALALYLASDESGFTTGQGHIIDGGWAM, encoded by the coding sequence ATGAGCGGCAGGCTAAACGGAAAAACGGCAATTATCACGGCGGCGGGGCAAGGGATCGGACGGCGCACTGCGGAGGTTTTTGCCCGCGAAGGTGCGCGGGTAATCGCAAGCGACATCAATGCAGGCCTGCTGGAGGACCTGGGCACAATTGCGGGGATCGAGGTTGAGCCGCTGGATGTCACAGACGCCGCCGCTGTGGCCGATTTCACGGCGCGCCACAATGATGCGGATGTGCTGTTCAACTGCGCCGGGTTCGTTCATGCAGGCTCGATCCTGGAGTGTTCGGACGCGGATTGGGATTTTGCCTTTGATCTGAACGTGCGGGCCATGTTCCGGCTGATGAAAGCGGTGCTGCCGGGGATGCTGGAACGCGGCGGCGGGTCGATCATCAACATGTCGTCGGTCGCCTCGTCCCTGAAGGGGGTGCCGAACCGCTTCGCCTATTGCGCTAGCAAGGCGGCGGTTCTGGGGATGACGAAATCGGTGGCCGCCGACTATGTCACGCAGGGTATCCGCTGCAACGCGATCTGTCCGGGAACCGTCGACAGCCCCAGCCTGCATGAGCGGCTGCGCGCCACAGGGGATTACGACGCGGCGATGACGGTTTTCATCGCGCGACAGCCGATGGGCCGCGTTGGCACAACGGACGAAATTGCGGCCCTAGCGCTGTATCTGGCCAGCGACGAAAGCGGGTTTACCACCGGACAGGGACATATCATCGACGGCGGCTGGGCGATGTAG
- a CDS encoding ATP-binding cassette domain-containing protein, with protein MSIRLDRLTKVHRAPGLRTVVADRICAEFPDRSVVALLGRNGAGKTSLLQMIAGTMQATSGQVHRSGTVSWPVGFRGGFHGDLSGAQNLRFVARTYGVPPASLIEFVADFAAIGAHLHQPVRHYSAGMRARLAFGLSMAIRFDTYLVDEVTGVGDAAFRARSEALFLDRLKHSGAIVVSHQLRLLRRICTAGAVLEGGHLHWHEKVEDAIAHHRDLMQPVWRASA; from the coding sequence ATGAGCATCCGACTGGACCGCCTGACCAAAGTGCATCGCGCACCGGGCCTGCGCACGGTTGTGGCCGATCGCATCTGCGCCGAATTCCCCGACCGCTCCGTTGTCGCGCTGCTTGGGCGCAATGGCGCTGGCAAAACCAGCCTGTTGCAGATGATCGCCGGAACCATGCAGGCAACCTCGGGTCAGGTGCATCGCAGCGGGACAGTGTCCTGGCCTGTCGGGTTTCGCGGCGGATTTCACGGCGACCTCAGCGGCGCGCAGAACCTGCGGTTCGTTGCGCGCACCTATGGCGTCCCCCCCGCCAGCCTGATCGAATTCGTCGCCGATTTCGCCGCCATTGGCGCCCATCTGCATCAGCCGGTCAGACATTATTCCGCCGGGATGCGCGCCCGCCTGGCCTTTGGGCTGTCGATGGCGATCCGGTTTGACACTTATCTGGTGGATGAGGTGACGGGCGTCGGCGACGCCGCCTTCCGCGCCCGGTCCGAGGCGCTGTTTCTGGATCGCCTGAAACACTCCGGCGCCATCGTCGTGTCGCATCAACTGCGATTGTTGCGCCGGATCTGCACCGCTGGCGCGGTGCTGGAAGGGGGGCATCTGCATTGGCATGAGAAAGTCGAGGATGCCATCGCGCACCACCGCGACCTGATGCAGCCCGTCTGGCGCGCCTCGGCCTGA
- a CDS encoding YjbE family putative metal transport protein (Members of this highly hydrophobic protein family,regularly are found preceded by the yybP-ykoY manganese riboswitch (see RF00080). A metal cation transport function is proposed.): MMEQIADFGQIIIADLILSGDNALIIGMAAAGLSPELRRRAILYGMVIAAVLRIVFAVIATKLLGIPGILFVGGLLLIWVCWRLFVEIRAGHGEEEAAAAMATADDPQGGYTGPPRRTMASALISITIADVSMSLDNVLAVAAIADGDTQMLVFGLGLAILLMAFAATLIMKLLTKYPWISWLGLIVLIYVAGEMLFRGVFDINHGIGPMLGLIEGMNLGKGH, encoded by the coding sequence ATAATGGAACAGATTGCAGATTTCGGACAGATTATCATCGCGGACCTGATCCTGTCGGGCGACAACGCGCTGATCATCGGCATGGCCGCAGCAGGGCTGAGCCCTGAGTTGCGCAGGCGCGCGATCCTCTATGGTATGGTGATCGCGGCGGTTCTGCGGATTGTATTTGCGGTGATCGCGACCAAGCTGCTGGGGATTCCCGGCATTCTGTTTGTCGGTGGTTTGCTGCTGATCTGGGTCTGCTGGCGGCTGTTCGTCGAGATCCGCGCCGGTCACGGCGAGGAGGAGGCCGCAGCCGCAATGGCAACTGCGGACGACCCCCAGGGCGGCTATACCGGTCCGCCGCGGCGGACCATGGCCTCGGCCCTGATCTCGATCACGATCGCGGATGTGTCGATGTCGCTGGACAATGTTCTGGCGGTGGCCGCGATTGCCGATGGCGACACCCAGATGCTGGTCTTCGGGTTGGGGCTGGCGATCCTGCTGATGGCCTTTGCGGCCACGCTGATCATGAAACTGCTGACGAAGTACCCATGGATATCCTGGCTGGGACTGATCGTGCTGATCTATGTCGCCGGCGAGATGCTGTTCCGCGGCGTGTTCGACATCAACCACGGCATCGGGCCGATGCTGGGCCTGATCGAAGGGATGAACCTGGGCAAAGGCCACTAA
- a CDS encoding FAD-dependent oxidoreductase, translating to MEFDFVIVGAGSAGCVLANRLSAHGRYSVAVIEAGGRDSSAWIHVPVGYFKTMGNPKTDWCFKTEPDPGLNGRSINYPRGKVLGGSSSINGLLYVRGQPQDFDGWRQMGNTGWSWEDVLPYFKRSESWEANGSALRGTDGPLSVSSQSITRDVVDKWIEAAVNAGYRCNPDYNAEDQEGVSYFQFTARKGRRCSTAVAYLRPAQKRANLTILTNTAVTGLTFEGRRVTGMTARQGDQDVQIKARREVILSAGALASPQLLMTSGIGAGEALGAHGISVRHDLKGVGQNLQDHLQARPVYKCNVPTINTEVGNLFKQAMIGLQYAATRTGPMTMAASLGTGFLKTRPDLETPDIQFHIQPWSADKPADGPHRFSAFTASVLQLRPESVGHIALKSPDMRDAPAIYPNYLATKTDCDTLVEGIRVSRRIARTAPLSDVITAEHIPGEAVGDDDYDALLDWARNTSTTIYHPTGTCKMGQDDMAVVDERLRVRGIDGLRVADASIMPIITSGNTNAPTIMIGEKASDMILEDARA from the coding sequence GTGGAATTTGACTTCGTCATCGTCGGTGCAGGGTCAGCGGGATGCGTGCTGGCGAACCGTTTGTCCGCGCATGGACGCTATTCCGTCGCCGTGATCGAGGCGGGCGGGCGCGACAGTTCTGCGTGGATTCACGTGCCGGTGGGTTATTTCAAGACCATGGGCAACCCGAAAACCGACTGGTGCTTCAAGACGGAACCGGATCCGGGGTTGAACGGGCGGTCGATCAACTATCCGCGTGGCAAGGTTCTTGGGGGGTCAAGCTCGATCAACGGGCTGCTATATGTGCGTGGCCAGCCGCAGGATTTCGATGGCTGGCGGCAGATGGGCAACACGGGCTGGAGTTGGGAAGACGTTCTGCCCTATTTCAAACGCTCGGAAAGCTGGGAGGCGAACGGCAGCGCGCTGCGCGGCACTGATGGGCCGCTGAGTGTCTCATCCCAAAGCATCACCCGTGATGTTGTCGATAAATGGATCGAAGCGGCGGTCAACGCCGGGTATCGCTGCAATCCCGACTATAACGCCGAGGATCAGGAGGGCGTCAGTTATTTCCAGTTCACCGCGCGCAAAGGGCGGCGGTGTTCCACTGCTGTGGCCTATCTGCGTCCGGCACAGAAGCGCGCCAATCTGACGATCCTGACCAACACCGCCGTCACCGGGCTGACGTTTGAGGGGCGGCGCGTGACCGGGATGACGGCCCGTCAGGGCGACCAGGATGTTCAGATCAAGGCCCGGCGCGAGGTGATCCTGTCGGCCGGTGCGCTGGCGTCACCGCAGCTTCTGATGACGTCGGGGATTGGCGCGGGCGAGGCGCTGGGCGCGCATGGAATCAGTGTGCGCCATGATCTGAAAGGCGTCGGGCAGAATCTGCAGGATCATCTGCAGGCGCGTCCGGTATATAAATGCAACGTGCCGACCATCAACACCGAGGTTGGCAACCTGTTCAAACAGGCAATGATCGGTCTGCAATATGCGGCGACACGCACGGGTCCGATGACCATGGCAGCCAGTCTTGGAACCGGGTTTCTGAAGACCCGGCCTGACCTGGAAACGCCGGATATCCAGTTTCACATTCAGCCCTGGTCGGCGGATAAACCGGCGGACGGGCCGCACAGATTTTCGGCCTTCACGGCCTCGGTCCTGCAACTGCGCCCGGAAAGCGTCGGGCATATTGCCCTGAAATCACCCGATATGCGGGACGCGCCGGCGATCTATCCCAATTACCTGGCGACCAAGACCGATTGTGACACGCTGGTCGAAGGGATCCGCGTGTCGCGGCGCATCGCAAGAACCGCGCCGCTCAGCGACGTTATCACGGCCGAGCATATCCCTGGCGAAGCGGTCGGCGATGACGACTATGACGCGCTGCTGGATTGGGCGCGCAATACCTCGACCACGATTTATCACCCGACCGGCACCTGCAAGATGGGTCAGGACGACATGGCCGTCGTGGATGAGCGTCTTCGGGTTCGCGGCATTGATGGCTTGCGGGTTGCCGACGCCTCGATCATGCCAATCATCACTTCCGGCAACACCAATGCCCCCACCATCATGATCGGCGAGAAAGCCTCGGACATGATACTCGAGGATGCGCGCGCATAA
- a CDS encoding aspartate-semialdehyde dehydrogenase, with amino-acid sequence MGYRIVVAGATGNVGHEMLNILAERQFPVDEIAALASRRSQGTEVTFGDKTLKVKDIDTFDFTGWDIALFAIGSDATKTYGPRAAKAGCVVIDNSSLYRYDPQVPLIVPEVNPDAVEGYAAKNIIANPNCSTAQMVVALKPLHDRATIKRVVVSTYQSVSGAGKAGMDELWDQTKSIYNPTDDKPATKFTKQIAFNVIPHIDAFMDSGETKEEWKMVAETKKIVDPKIKVTATCVRVPVFVGHSEAVNIEFEDPLDEDEAREILRTSPGVLVVDKREDGGYITPVECVGDFATFVSRIRQDPTIDNGLNIWVVSDNLRKGAALNAVQIAELLGNRVLKKG; translated from the coding sequence ATGGGCTATAGAATCGTCGTCGCTGGCGCCACGGGCAACGTGGGCCACGAAATGCTGAACATCCTGGCCGAGCGCCAGTTCCCCGTGGATGAGATCGCGGCCCTTGCCTCGCGCCGCTCACAAGGGACCGAGGTTACATTTGGCGACAAGACCCTGAAGGTCAAAGACATCGACACCTTCGATTTCACCGGCTGGGATATCGCGCTGTTCGCCATCGGCTCGGACGCGACGAAAACTTACGGCCCGCGCGCGGCCAAGGCGGGCTGTGTTGTGATCGATAACTCGTCACTCTACCGCTATGACCCGCAAGTCCCGCTGATCGTGCCCGAGGTGAACCCAGACGCGGTCGAAGGCTACGCGGCCAAGAACATCATCGCGAACCCGAATTGTTCGACCGCGCAGATGGTCGTGGCGCTGAAGCCGCTGCATGATCGCGCGACGATCAAGCGGGTTGTAGTCAGCACATATCAATCCGTCAGCGGCGCCGGGAAGGCGGGCATGGACGAGCTGTGGGATCAGACCAAGTCGATCTACAACCCGACCGATGACAAGCCGGCAACCAAGTTCACCAAGCAGATCGCCTTCAACGTGATTCCGCATATCGACGCTTTCATGGACTCGGGCGAGACCAAGGAAGAATGGAAGATGGTTGCCGAAACGAAAAAAATCGTCGACCCGAAAATCAAGGTCACCGCGACCTGCGTGCGGGTGCCGGTCTTCGTCGGCCATTCCGAAGCCGTGAATATCGAATTCGAGGACCCTCTGGATGAGGACGAAGCGCGCGAGATTCTGCGCACCTCTCCCGGTGTGCTGGTCGTCGATAAGCGCGAAGACGGCGGCTATATCACGCCCGTCGAATGTGTCGGTGATTTTGCCACCTTCGTCAGCCGGATCCGCCAGGACCCGACAATCGACAACGGCCTGAACATCTGGGTGGTCAGCGACAACCTCAGGAAAGGCGCGGCGCTGAACGCGGTGCAGATCGCCGAGCTTCTGGGCAACCGGGTGCTGAAGAAGGGCTAA
- a CDS encoding helix-turn-helix domain-containing protein: MTDRIPTNLRMLLILEEIGHMSGPVTPAELGRTLGLSKPTVHRLCATLLDQGFLVRDDRQKGLRPGRRMRLMASGVMNASSEHLARYQVLMTLAAEVGETVNFVSPEERGMTYQDRVETDWPFRIQLPVGTHVPFHCTASGKTYLASLQKAERARLVNVMHLERKTASTITDPDKLLAELAEISRQGYALDREEFIEGMTAIAVPVLDSAGRYAAAVAFHGPVQRIPVPKLLELKDRVIDASSRLTQVLFGP; encoded by the coding sequence ATGACGGATCGAATTCCAACGAACCTTCGGATGCTGCTGATCCTGGAAGAGATTGGCCATATGTCAGGCCCGGTGACGCCTGCCGAACTGGGCCGCACGCTGGGGCTTAGCAAACCAACGGTGCACCGGCTGTGCGCAACCCTGCTGGATCAGGGCTTTCTGGTGCGTGATGATCGCCAGAAGGGGCTGCGGCCAGGGCGGCGCATGCGGCTTATGGCTTCCGGCGTCATGAACGCGTCGAGCGAGCATCTGGCCCGGTATCAGGTGCTGATGACACTGGCCGCCGAGGTTGGCGAGACGGTGAACTTCGTGTCCCCGGAAGAGCGCGGCATGACCTATCAGGACCGCGTTGAAACGGATTGGCCGTTTCGCATTCAGCTGCCGGTCGGCACCCATGTGCCGTTCCATTGCACCGCCAGCGGCAAGACCTACCTGGCCAGCCTGCAAAAGGCCGAGCGCGCGCGCCTGGTGAATGTCATGCATCTTGAACGCAAGACGGCCAGTACGATCACGGATCCCGACAAACTGCTTGCTGAACTGGCCGAAATCTCGCGCCAGGGCTATGCGCTGGACCGCGAGGAGTTCATCGAAGGCATGACAGCGATTGCCGTTCCGGTTCTGGATTCCGCCGGACGATACGCCGCCGCGGTCGCATTCCACGGCCCTGTTCAGCGGATACCGGTGCCCAAACTGTTAGAGTTGAAAGACCGGGTGATCGACGCATCATCCCGCCTGACCCAGGTGCTGTTCGGGCCCTGA
- a CDS encoding sugar ABC transporter permease, which produces MTLPTTPTTFTPIAPLEHLQPSPRAGWRAIWALMLREMATTFGRSPGGWIWAVAEPVAVIALLAFAFSLAFRAPSLGTSFPLFYATGYLPFLLFQDVSSKLAQSLRFSRPLMTYPRVTWFDALMARLALNIATHLVVACIVIAGIEVFWPSGAQYDARHLAAGFAMAAVVAVGVGTINCYLFTVFAPAERIWLIISRPLFIASGVFYIFEDLPGSLGDLLWYNPLLHVVGSVRAGAYGAYDPAYVTPLYPLGIGLGALTLGLILLRGHGADLLRR; this is translated from the coding sequence ATGACACTGCCAACCACCCCCACGACCTTCACCCCAATCGCGCCGCTTGAGCATTTGCAGCCTTCGCCGCGTGCAGGCTGGCGGGCGATCTGGGCGCTGATGCTGCGCGAGATGGCGACGACCTTCGGACGTTCGCCCGGGGGGTGGATATGGGCGGTGGCGGAACCGGTGGCGGTGATTGCCCTGCTGGCGTTCGCCTTCTCGCTGGCGTTTCGGGCGCCATCGCTGGGCACATCATTCCCGCTGTTTTACGCCACCGGCTATCTGCCGTTCCTGTTGTTCCAGGATGTCTCCTCCAAACTGGCGCAGTCGCTGCGGTTTTCGCGACCCCTGATGACCTATCCGCGGGTGACCTGGTTCGATGCGCTGATGGCGCGGCTGGCGCTGAACATCGCGACGCATCTGGTGGTTGCCTGCATTGTGATCGCCGGGATCGAGGTATTCTGGCCATCAGGTGCGCAATATGACGCCCGCCATCTGGCGGCGGGATTTGCGATGGCGGCGGTGGTGGCGGTGGGTGTGGGGACGATCAATTGCTATCTGTTCACGGTTTTCGCCCCGGCCGAGCGTATCTGGCTGATCATCAGCCGCCCGCTGTTCATCGCCTCGGGCGTTTTCTATATTTTCGAGGATCTGCCGGGATCGCTGGGCGATCTTCTGTGGTACAACCCGCTGCTGCATGTCGTCGGTTCAGTCCGGGCCGGGGCCTATGGCGCCTATGATCCGGCCTATGTGACGCCGCTTTACCCGCTTGGCATCGGGCTTGGCGCGCTGACGCTGGGCCTGATCCTGTTGCGCGGGCACGGCGCAGATCTGCTGCGGCGATGA
- a CDS encoding MFS transporter has protein sequence MSRAIIILTLSYMLSQFYRAFLAVLAPALEADLGAMPDDLARASGLWFLIFALMQVPVGWALDIIGPRRTASTLLAIGGAGGAALFAMATRVWHIDAAMVLIGIGCSPVLMACYYILARNSRPAVFATYAGAVLGFGSLGNLAAALPMTLAVQALGWRGALAALALITLAAALAMLVLVRDPPPAEKTDGQRGSVIDLLRMPILWPLFALMFVNYAAAGIRGVWIGPYLDDVYSASDTVIGTASLVMGLAMVIGNFVYGPMDRILGTRKWVALTGNLLGGVGCLILAVSPTAGIIQATLLMALVGFMGGSFAVLIAHARSFIPAHLTGRGVTLMNLFGVGGVGVMQLITGRVFAASTGPAPPADAYAVTFLIYGAALFIGCAFYLFARDSVD, from the coding sequence GTGTCACGCGCGATCATCATTTTGACGCTGAGCTATATGCTCAGCCAGTTTTATCGCGCCTTCCTTGCAGTGCTGGCCCCGGCGCTTGAAGCCGACCTTGGCGCGATGCCCGACGATCTGGCACGCGCTTCGGGCCTGTGGTTCCTGATCTTTGCGCTCATGCAAGTTCCCGTCGGTTGGGCGTTGGACATCATTGGCCCGCGCCGCACCGCCAGCACATTGCTGGCCATTGGCGGGGCAGGGGGTGCGGCGCTGTTCGCGATGGCGACCCGGGTCTGGCACATCGACGCGGCGATGGTGCTGATTGGCATCGGTTGCTCGCCCGTGCTGATGGCCTGTTACTACATCCTGGCGCGCAACAGCCGCCCGGCGGTCTTCGCCACCTATGCGGGGGCGGTTCTGGGCTTTGGCTCGCTCGGCAATCTGGCCGCTGCGCTTCCGATGACATTGGCGGTGCAGGCGCTGGGTTGGCGCGGGGCGCTGGCGGCGCTGGCGTTGATCACACTGGCGGCGGCGCTGGCCATGCTGGTGCTGGTGCGCGATCCGCCCCCGGCTGAAAAAACTGATGGGCAGCGCGGCTCGGTCATTGATTTGCTGCGCATGCCGATCCTCTGGCCGCTATTCGCGCTGATGTTCGTCAATTATGCCGCCGCCGGTATTCGCGGCGTCTGGATCGGGCCATATCTGGACGATGTCTACAGCGCCAGCGACACGGTGATTGGCACCGCCTCGCTGGTGATGGGGCTGGCGATGGTGATCGGTAATTTTGTCTACGGCCCGATGGATCGCATCCTCGGCACCCGCAAATGGGTGGCCCTAACCGGCAACCTGCTGGGTGGGGTGGGCTGTCTGATCCTTGCGGTTTCCCCAACGGCTGGCATTATTCAGGCCACACTGCTGATGGCGCTGGTCGGATTCATGGGAGGCAGCTTTGCCGTTCTGATCGCCCACGCCCGCAGCTTCATCCCCGCCCATCTGACCGGACGCGGTGTCACCCTGATGAACCTGTTCGGGGTTGGCGGCGTCGGCGTGATGCAATTGATCACGGGCCGTGTATTCGCCGCCAGTACCGGCCCCGCCCCGCCTGCCGATGCCTATGCCGTCACCTTCCTTATCTACGGCGCCGCGCTGTTCATCGGCTGTGCATTTTACCTGTTCGCCCGCGACTCGGTCGACTGA
- a CDS encoding glycosyltransferase — MRPHYPQAAAAQPDVPEPHVAILLGLHNGGRWIRAQLDSIARQSHTNWSLIVSDDGSVDDGPAVTERFRRSAAPGTVHGCAGPKRGFVRNYLSMLGRVPRDVGVVAFCDQDDVWLTDRLTRACTALNSGPQDVPALYLSTTLIAGPDLSLRGTSRPVRRRPCFANALVQCIGGGNTMAVNRAGLALLRAAAPEALLATGGYGPASHDWWMYQMITGAGGRVIADPDPSLMYRQHGGNLSGSNRGLRAQLGRAAQILRGDAHRMSDRNLAALLASAHRLTIANRDVLNRFAAARALPPPMRLQAIARLGLHRQSRAGTVALMLAAALGRV; from the coding sequence ATGAGACCGCATTATCCCCAGGCAGCCGCCGCGCAGCCTGACGTGCCAGAGCCGCATGTCGCGATCCTGTTGGGTCTGCACAATGGCGGTCGCTGGATTCGGGCGCAGCTGGACAGTATCGCAAGGCAAAGCCACACCAACTGGTCGCTGATCGTCAGCGATGACGGTTCCGTGGACGATGGGCCCGCAGTGACTGAACGGTTTCGTCGATCCGCCGCGCCGGGAACGGTACATGGGTGTGCCGGACCAAAGCGGGGCTTTGTGCGCAACTATCTGTCGATGCTGGGCCGCGTGCCGCGTGATGTCGGGGTCGTGGCGTTTTGCGATCAGGATGATGTCTGGCTAACCGACCGGTTGACGCGGGCCTGTACCGCGCTGAATTCGGGTCCGCAGGATGTTCCGGCGCTGTATCTTTCGACCACCTTGATCGCGGGGCCGGACTTGTCCTTGCGGGGGACCTCTCGCCCAGTGAGGCGGCGCCCGTGTTTTGCCAACGCGCTGGTGCAGTGCATCGGGGGCGGCAACACAATGGCGGTGAACCGGGCCGGGCTGGCGCTGTTGCGTGCAGCCGCGCCCGAGGCGCTGCTTGCCACCGGCGGCTATGGACCAGCCTCACACGATTGGTGGATGTACCAGATGATCACTGGCGCGGGTGGGCGCGTGATTGCCGACCCGGACCCGTCTTTGATGTATCGTCAGCATGGTGGTAACCTGTCCGGATCGAACCGAGGATTGCGTGCGCAGCTTGGTCGGGCCGCACAGATCCTGCGCGGCGACGCCCACCGGATGAGCGACCGTAATCTGGCGGCATTGTTGGCCTCAGCGCACCGCCTGACGATCGCGAACCGGGACGTGCTGAACCGCTTCGCAGCCGCCCGCGCCCTGCCACCGCCGATGCGCCTGCAGGCAATTGCGCGCCTGGGCCTGCACCGGCAATCGCGCGCTGGCACCGTGGCGCTGATGCTGGCCGCAGCGCTTGGGCGGGTCTGA